One Vigna unguiculata cultivar IT97K-499-35 chromosome 11, ASM411807v1, whole genome shotgun sequence DNA window includes the following coding sequences:
- the LOC114169835 gene encoding dicarboxylate transporter 1, chloroplastic, with translation MASVALTTTLPSLRLRRNTTAAAALKPNRLTSFPPSSLKPNLSTSISSFPNFSLKKPNLVLTRKHSSFTVRATVASVTPAPAPAPAPIQPWQGAAIKPLLASIATGVILWFTPVPAGVNRNAWQLLAIFLGTIVGIITQPLPLGAVAILGLGVSVLTKTLTFAAAFSGFGDPIPWLIALAFFFAKGFIKTGLGNRVAYQFVKLFGSSSLGLGYSLVFSEALLAPAIPSVSARAGGIFLPLVKALCVACGSNAGDGTEKKLGAWLMLTCFQTSVITSAMFLTAMAANPLCATLTQSSINQTIGWLDWAKAAIVPGLASLVLVPLILYVIYPPTLKSSPDAPKLAREKLEKMGPMTTNEKIMTATLFLTVGLWVFGGLLNIDAVSAAILGLSVLLVTGVVTWKECLGEGVAWDTLTWFAALIAMAGYLNKYGLIAWFSQTVVKFVGGLGLSWQLSFGILVLLYFYSHYFFASGAAHIGAMFTAFLSVSTALGTPPFFGAIVLSFLSNLMGGLTHYGIGSAPVFFGANYVPLAQWWGYGFLISIVNIIIWLGLGGVWWKFIGLW, from the exons ATGGCCTCTGTAGCACTCACCACCACCCTCCCCTCTCTCCGCCTCCGGCGCAACACCACCGCCGCCGCCGCACTCAAGCCCAACCGTCTCACTTCCTTTCCACCTTCCTCACTCAAACCAAACCTCAGCACTTCGATTTCCTCCTTCCCAAATTTCTCACTTAAAAAACCAAACCTCGTTCTCACTCGCAAGCACTCTTCTTTCACTGTAAGAGCTACCGTAGCCTCCGTCACTCCGGCGCCGGCACCGGCACCGGCGCCGATTCAGCCATGGCAAGGCGCCGCAATAAAACCCCTATTAGCCTCCATCGCCACGGGAGTGATCCTCTGGTTCACACCAGTTCCCGCGGGCGTGAACCGTAACGCGTGGCAATTACTCGCGATCTTCTTAGGCACAATCGTCGGCATTATAACCCAACCGCTGCCCCTCGGCGCGGTTGCGATATTAGGTTTGGGCGTTTCCGTTCTCACTAAAACCCTAACGTTCGCCGCCGCGTTCTCCGGCTTTGGTGACCCGATCCCCTGGCTCATCGCACTCGCCTTCTTCTTCGCCAAGGGATTCATTAAAACTGGCCTCGGGAACCGTGTTGCATACCAGTTTGTGAAGCTCTTTGGCAGCTCCTCGCTCGGGTTAGGTTACAGCCTCGTCTTCAGCGAGGCGCTGCTGGCGCCGGCGATCCCCTCGGTGTCGGCGAGGGCGGGCGGGATATTCCTCCCGCTTGTTAAGGCGCTGTGTGTTGCTTGCGGGAGCAACGCCGGCGACGGGACGGAGAAAAAGTTGGGGGCGTGGCTCATGCTCACGTGCTTTCAGACTTCAGTGATTACTTCGGCGATGTTTCTGACGGCGATGGCGGCGAATCCGCTCTGCGCGACGCTGACGCAAAGTTCCATTAACCAGACGATTGGGTGGTTGGATTGGGCCAAAGCTGCAATTGTCCCCGGCTTGGCGTCGTTGGTGTTGGTTCCGTTGATTTTGTACGTTATATACCCTCCTACTCTGAAGAGTAGTCCTGATGCTCCTAAGCTTGCGAGAGAGAAGTTGGAGAAAATGGGGCCCATGACAACCAATGAGAAGATCATGACTGCTACCTTGTTTCTCACG GTGGGACTTTGGGTATTTGGAGGACTCCTTAATATTGATGCTGTATCTGCTGCAATTCTTGGATTATCTGTACTTCTTGTCACAGGGGTTGTTACATGGAAGGAGTGCTTAGGGGAAGGAGTTGCCTGGGATACTCTAACATGGTTTGCTGCCCTCATAGCAATGGCTGGGTATTTGAACAAATATGGCCTCATTGCTTGGTTCAGTCAAACGGTAGTCAAg TTTGTTGGTGGATTGGGTCTATCATGGCAACTATCTTTTGGGATTCTAGTCCTTCTCTACTTTTACTCTCATTACTTCTTTGCAAGTGGAGCTGCTCATATTGGCGCCATGTTTACTGCATTTTTGTCTGTTTCCACTGCTCTGGGGACTCCGCCATTCTTCGGAGCCATAGTGCTGTCATTCCTCTCCAACCTTATGGGTGGCCTTACTCATTACGGAATTGGATCAGCTCCTGTGTTTTTCGGTGCCAACTATGTTCCCCTTGCTCAATGGTGGGGTTATGGATTCCTCATTAGTATTGTTAACATTATAATCTGGCTTGGACTTGGAGGAGTTTGGTGGAAATTCATTGGCTTGTGGTAA
- the LOC114168998 gene encoding transcription factor MYB46-like: MRKPEVSAKNNTNVNNKLRKGLWSPEEDDKLMNYMLNSGQGCWSDVARNAGLQRCGKSCRLRWINYLRPDLKRGAFSPQEEELIVHLHSLLGNRWSQIAARLPGRTDNEIKNFWNSTIKKRLKNMSSNNTSPNGSESSYDPNKDLNMAGFTTSNTHQDQHADFMPMFNSSSSSPSPSTHATVLNSIIDRLPMLDHGLNVPVSGGFFNAAGPCFSTTQSGVDHKGFYLENGGIFGSVNIGTEGDMYVPPLESVSTTSDHNLKVESTCNTDTNHSNYFDDINSVILNNCCNNKRTENRAGVENLFQEELTMGEWDLEELMKDVSSFPFLDFSNIQ; encoded by the exons ATGAGGAAGCCCGAGGTGTCTGCAAAAAACAACACCAACGTTAATAACAAGCTTCGAAAGGGGTTGTGGTCGCCTGAAGAAGATGACAAGCTCATGAACTACATGCTAAACAGTGGACAAGGTTGTTGGAGCGATGTCGCCAGAAATGCCGGCCTTCAGAGGTGTGGCAAAAGTTGTCGCCTTCGATGGATCAATTACTTGAGGCCTGATCTCAAACGAGGTGCATTCTCTCCACAAGAAGAGGAACTCATTGTCCACTTGCATTCCCTTCTCGGAAACAG ATGGTCTCAAATTGCGGCGCGCTTGCCTGGGAGAACTGACAATGAAATTAAGAATTTTTGGAATTCAACAATAAAGAAAAGACTGAAGAACATGTCATCCAACAACACCTCACCAAATGGAAGCGAGTCCTCGTATGACCCTAACAAAGACCTTAACATGGCAGGGTTTACTACTTCTAATACCCATCAAGATCAACATGCTGATTTTATGCCTATGTTcaattcatcatcatcatctccaTCACCATCCACGCATGCCACAGTTCTCAATTCCATAATTGACAGGTTGCCTATGCTAGATCATGGACTAAACGTCCCAGTTTCTGGTGGATTCTTCAATGCTGCAGGGCCATGCTTCTCAACAACGCAAAGTGGAGTTGATCACAAAGGTTTTTACTTGGAAAATGGAGGAATATTTGGGAGTGTAAATATTGGGACAGAAGGGGACATGTATGTTCCTCCTCTAGAGAGTGTTAGCACTACTTCTGACCATAACCTGAAAGTGGAGAGCACCTGCAACACAGACACTAACCATAGTAATTACTTTGATGACATAAACAGTGTCATCCTTAACAACTGCTGCAACAACAAGAGGACTGAAAATAGGGCTGGGGTGGAGAATTTATTTCAAGAAGAGTTAACCATGGGAGAGTGGGATTTGGAGGAGTTGATGAAAGATGTTTCATCCTTTCCCTTTcttgatttttcaaatatcCAATGA
- the LOC114169184 gene encoding nucleolar GTP-binding protein 1-like: protein MVQYNFKKITVVPNGKDFVDIILSRTQRQTPTVVHKGYAISRLRQFYMRKVKYTQQNFYDKLSTIIDEFPRLDDIHPFYGDLLHVLYNKDHYKLALGQINTARNLISKIAKDYVKLLKYGDSLYRCKCLKVAALGRMCTVIKRIGPSLAYLEQVRQHMARLPSIDPNTRTVLICGYPNVGKSSFINKITRADVDVQPYAFTTKSLFVGHTDYKYLRYQVIDTPGILDRPFEDRNIIEMCSITALAHLRAAILFFLDISGSCGYSIAQQAALFHSIKSLFMNKPLIIVCNKTDLQPLDGIPEEDMKLVMEMKAEAMKTIVGQGGEATNDDGVLLTMSTLTEDGVIAVKNAACERLLNQRVEIKMKSKKINDCLNRFHVALPKPRDQKERPSCIPAAVLEARAKEAAEKEKRKTEKDLEDENGGAGVYSMNLRKSYILANDEWKEDILPEILDGHNVYDFIDPDILHRVEELEREEGMREAEAEDDDFEIDGSELTPEQQEALAVIRKKKSLLIQQHRIKKSNAESRPTVPRKFDKDKQFTSERMGRQLSSLGLDPTLAIKRMRSRSVSTRGRKRERSPERNANGRDGMDIDGDTPSKKQRLSRSLSRSRSLSRPPHEVVPGEGFKDSAQKVKAIKLAKKSVKKRNKDARRGEADRVIPTLKPKHLYSGKRSSGKTDRR from the coding sequence ATGGTTCAGTATAATTTTAAGAAGATTACTGTGGTGCCAAATGGGAAGGATTTCGTTGATATCATCCTCTCACGTACCCAGCGGCAGACACCGACTGTTGTGCACAAGGGATATGCAATTTCGCGGCTCCGCCAATTCTACATGCGCAAGGTGAAGTACACTCAGCAGAATTTTTATGATAAGCTCTCTACCATAATTGATGAGTTCCCCCGGCTTGATGATATTCATCCTTTCTATGGGGATCTCCTCCATGTGCTCTACAACAAAGACCATTACAAGCTTGCACTTGGACAAATCAACACTGCTAGGAATCTTATCAGTAAGATTGCCAAAGACTATGTGAAATTGCTGAAGTATGGTGACTCACTGTATCGGTGCAAGTGTCTTAAGGTGGCTGCTCTTGGCCGCATGTGCACTGTGATCAAGAGGATTGGACCGAGTTTGGCTTATCTAGAACAAGTCAGACAGCACATGGCTAGGCTCCCTTCGATTGATCCTAATACAAGGACTGTCTTGATCTGTGGATATCCAAATGTTGGGAAAAGctcttttattaacaaaattacaaGAGCTGATGTCGATGTCCAGCCCTATGCTTTCACTACAAAGTCTCTCTTTGTAGGTCACACAGATTATAAATACCTGAGGTACCAAGTAATTGATACACCAGGGATTCTGGACAGGCCTTTTGAGGATCGTAATATTATTGAGATGTGCAGTATCACTGCTCTAGCACATTTGAGAGCTGCAATATTGTTTTTCTTGGATATTTCTGGTTCTTGTGGCTACAGTATTGCTCAGCAAGCCGCTCTGTTTCACAGCATTAAGTCCTTGTTCATGAACAAGCCACTGATCATAGTTTGCAACAAGACTGACTTGCAACCGCTGGATGGGATACCGGAGGAAGATATGAAGCTGGTCATGGAGATGAAAGCTGAAGCCATGAAGACTATAGTTGGTCAAGGAGGTGAGGCAACAAATGACGACGGTGTATTGTTGACCATGAGCACTTTGACCGAAGATGGGGTAATTGCTGTAAAAAATGCAGCATGTGAAAGGTTATTGAATCAGAGGGTAGAAATAaagatgaaatcaaagaaaattaatgacTGCTTGAATAGGTTTCATGTTGCACTACCAAAGCCTCGTGACCAGAAGGAACGACCATCATGTATTCCTGCAGCAGTTTTAGAAGCTAGAGCTAAGGAAGCAGCtgagaaggaaaagagaaaaactgAAAAGGATCTGGAGGATGAGAATGGTGGGGCTGGTGTATACTCAATGAATTTGAGAAAGAGTTACATTTTAGCCAATGATGAATGGAAAGAGGATATACTGCCTGAAATCTTGGATGGACACAATGTTTATGATTTCATTGATCCTGATATTCTGCATAGGGTTGAAGAGTTGGAAAGAGAAGAAGGGATGAGAGAGGCAGAAGCTGAGGATGATGATTTTGAGATTGATGGATCTGAGTTGACTCCTGAACAGCAAGAAGCTTTAGCTGTgattaggaaaaagaaaagcttGCTCATCCAGCAGCACAGGATTAAAAAGAGCAATGCGGAGAGTAGGCCAACTGTTCCTAGAAAGTTTGACAAGGACAAGCAGTTCACGTCAGAGAGAATGGGAAGACAGTTGTCATCTTTGGGGCTTGATCCCACTTTGGCAATTAAGAGAATGCGCAGCAGATCTGTCTCTACAAGAGGACGGAAAAGGGAGAGATCACCTGAAAGAAATGCAAATGGCCGAGATGGTATGGACATTGATGGAGATACACCTAGCAAAAAACAACGACTGAGTAGATCACTGTCACGGTCTAGGTCACTGTCACGCCCACCACATGAAGTTGTGCCTGGTGAAGGCTTCAAGGATTCTGCTCAAAAGGTCAAGGCAATTAAACTTGCAAAGAAATCTGTCAAGAAGAGAAACAAGGATGCCCGTCGCGGAGAAGCTGATAGAGTCATACCTACTCTGAAGCCCAAGCACTTGTATTCTGGGAAGCGCTCCAGTGGCAAAACTGATAGACGCTAG
- the LOC114168325 gene encoding uncharacterized protein LOC114168325 isoform X1 codes for MMLRVAVRWNWKPMASLPLTTFAYKQQQFHTLNPRPPCRTFRLLCRTSSSAVAHTSLPLSADLNRYLRCSMPQSSPLRVAVLVSGGVDSSVALRLLHAAGHSCTAFYLKIWFQEDFENFWSECPWEEDLKYAKAVCSQVDVPLEVVHLTDEYWNNVVSYLIEEYSSGRTPNPDVLCNTRIKFGAFLDAIGGMGFDYVASGHYANVIHPCADGMNEPSVLELSQDTVKDQTYFLSHLSQSQLKQLLFPLGCIPKDEVRRLATKFDLPNKDRKDSQGICFLGKIRFSEFVARHIGEREGIILEAETGDFLGKHRGFWFYTIGQRQGLRLPGGPWYVVEKDVKNNVVFVSRNYFSFDKRRRVFRVGSFKWLSEVPPGQTSQLQCKVRHGPGFYDCNLQMEVEGDGQGHSAVVRIFEDDQGLAAGQFAAFYEGRRCLGSGVILEFWDDHSFPVCTKALEIARMEDKSMLGNPVKIKVKPDSPQEVCDSAELASKTS; via the exons ATGATGTTGAGGGTGGCCGTGCGATGGAATTGGAAGCCAATGGCTTCTCTGCCACTAACTACCTTTGCATACAAACAGCAACAGTTCCACACTCTGAACCCTAGGCCTCCATGTCGCACCTTCAGGCTTTTATGTCGAACTTCTTCTTCCGCCGTTGCACACACCTCGCTTCCTCTCTCCGCCGACTTGAACCGCTACCTTCGCTGCTCCATGCCGCAGAGTTCGCCGCTCCGAGTCGCGGTTCTCGTTAGCGGAGGCGTCGATAGCAGCGTCGCTCTCCGGCTGCTCCACGCCGCCGGCCATTCCTGCACCGCTTTCTACCTCAAGATATGGTTCCAA GAAGATTTCGAGAACTTTTGGTCTGAGTGCCCCTGGGAAGAGGATTTGAAGTATGCCAAAGCTGTTTGTAGTCAG GTTGATGTACCGTTAGAAGTGGTTCATTTAACTGATGAATACTGGAACAATGTG GTTTCTTACCTCATTGAAGAGTATAGTAGTGGCCGAACTCCGAACCCCGATGTTCTTTGCAATACAAGAATAAAGTTTG GTGCATTCTTGGACGCTATTGGTGGCATGGGCTTTGACTATGTTGCCTCTGGGCATTATGCAAATGTTATCCACCCATGTGCTGATGGCATGAATGAGCCTTCTGTTCTTGAACTATCACAAGACACG GTAAAGGATCAAACATACTTCCTTTCACACCTTTCACAATCCCAGCTGAAGCAACTTCTCTTTCCACTTGGTTGTATTCCCAAG GATGAAGTTCGCAGGCTTGCGACAAAATTTGATTTACCAAATAAGGATAGAAAGGATTCCCAAGGAATATGCTTTTTGGGCAAG ATAAGATTCAGTGAATTTGTTGCAAGACATATTGGGGAAAGAGAAGGTATCATACTGGAGGCTGAGACAGGAGATTTCCTTGGCAAACATCGAGGATTCTGGTTTTATACTATTGGTCAGCGTCAGGGTCTACGACTACCTGGAGGTCCATG GTATGTTGTCGAGAAGGATGTTAAAAACAATGTAGTTTTTGTCTCAAGAAATTACTTTTCCTTTGACAAAAGGAGGCGTGTATTCCGTGTTGGCTCTTTTAAATGGCTTAGTGAGGTGCCCCCAGGCCAGACAAGTCAGCTACAGTGCAAG GTGAGACATGGTCCTGGATTCTACGATTGTAACTTACAAATGGAAGTGGAAGGAGATGGCCAAGGTCACTCTGCAGTTGTCCGCATATTTGAAGATGATCAAGGCCTGGCAGCTGGGCAGTTTGCGGCCTTTTATGAGGGAAGAAGATGCTTAGGTTCTGGTGTGATTTTGGAGTTCTGGGATGATCATAGTTTTCCAGTTTGTACAAAAGCTTTAGAAATTGCTAGAATGGAAGATAAATCGATGCTTGGAAATccagtaaaaataaaagttaaaccaGATAGCCCCCAAGAAGTATGTGATTCTGCCGAGTTAGCAAGTAAAACATCATAA
- the LOC114168325 gene encoding uncharacterized protein LOC114168325 isoform X2, which produces MVPNFENFWSECPWEEDLKYAKAVCSQVDVPLEVVHLTDEYWNNVVSYLIEEYSSGRTPNPDVLCNTRIKFGAFLDAIGGMGFDYVASGHYANVIHPCADGMNEPSVLELSQDTVKDQTYFLSHLSQSQLKQLLFPLGCIPKDEVRRLATKFDLPNKDRKDSQGICFLGKIRFSEFVARHIGEREGIILEAETGDFLGKHRGFWFYTIGQRQGLRLPGGPWYVVEKDVKNNVVFVSRNYFSFDKRRRVFRVGSFKWLSEVPPGQTSQLQCKVRHGPGFYDCNLQMEVEGDGQGHSAVVRIFEDDQGLAAGQFAAFYEGRRCLGSGVILEFWDDHSFPVCTKALEIARMEDKSMLGNPVKIKVKPDSPQEVCDSAELASKTS; this is translated from the exons ATGGTTCCAA ATTTCGAGAACTTTTGGTCTGAGTGCCCCTGGGAAGAGGATTTGAAGTATGCCAAAGCTGTTTGTAGTCAG GTTGATGTACCGTTAGAAGTGGTTCATTTAACTGATGAATACTGGAACAATGTG GTTTCTTACCTCATTGAAGAGTATAGTAGTGGCCGAACTCCGAACCCCGATGTTCTTTGCAATACAAGAATAAAGTTTG GTGCATTCTTGGACGCTATTGGTGGCATGGGCTTTGACTATGTTGCCTCTGGGCATTATGCAAATGTTATCCACCCATGTGCTGATGGCATGAATGAGCCTTCTGTTCTTGAACTATCACAAGACACG GTAAAGGATCAAACATACTTCCTTTCACACCTTTCACAATCCCAGCTGAAGCAACTTCTCTTTCCACTTGGTTGTATTCCCAAG GATGAAGTTCGCAGGCTTGCGACAAAATTTGATTTACCAAATAAGGATAGAAAGGATTCCCAAGGAATATGCTTTTTGGGCAAG ATAAGATTCAGTGAATTTGTTGCAAGACATATTGGGGAAAGAGAAGGTATCATACTGGAGGCTGAGACAGGAGATTTCCTTGGCAAACATCGAGGATTCTGGTTTTATACTATTGGTCAGCGTCAGGGTCTACGACTACCTGGAGGTCCATG GTATGTTGTCGAGAAGGATGTTAAAAACAATGTAGTTTTTGTCTCAAGAAATTACTTTTCCTTTGACAAAAGGAGGCGTGTATTCCGTGTTGGCTCTTTTAAATGGCTTAGTGAGGTGCCCCCAGGCCAGACAAGTCAGCTACAGTGCAAG GTGAGACATGGTCCTGGATTCTACGATTGTAACTTACAAATGGAAGTGGAAGGAGATGGCCAAGGTCACTCTGCAGTTGTCCGCATATTTGAAGATGATCAAGGCCTGGCAGCTGGGCAGTTTGCGGCCTTTTATGAGGGAAGAAGATGCTTAGGTTCTGGTGTGATTTTGGAGTTCTGGGATGATCATAGTTTTCCAGTTTGTACAAAAGCTTTAGAAATTGCTAGAATGGAAGATAAATCGATGCTTGGAAATccagtaaaaataaaagttaaaccaGATAGCCCCCAAGAAGTATGTGATTCTGCCGAGTTAGCAAGTAAAACATCATAA